DNA sequence from the bacterium BMS3Abin08 genome:
AAGCGGAAATGGTGGTATCAAGATCAGGGATACCTGTTCGCTCCATAGTTCAGGTTGCTCACAGGATTTCCCAGGGTATTGTCGAGACAGCAAGGGAAGAAGAGTGCAATTTTATCGTTCTGGGGAGGCAGAAACACCCGACTTTCTTTGAGCATTTCTTTTCTTCCCTCATAGATACCGTTATTCAAAAATCTCCAAGCGAGGTTGCGATAGTGCATGGCAAAGTACCTCCTGAAGGAATCCGCACGATATTGATTCCATTCAGCCATGATATACATACACACCTTGCAACAGAGATTGCACCGGCCTTTGTTAATTATTTTAACTGCAAACTCAAGATTGCCGTAGTCTTTGAACCCGACACCCCCAAATCCCAAAAAGTTGAAAAACTGGAAAAAATCAAGGAATTCGTTCATGAAAGCGCCTTCACCGCTATAATTGAGGTGCTGGATGGTACGGACATCCTGCATGGTATACTCCGGCTGTCGAGAGATGTAGACCTCATACTTATGGGTGGAAGGTCCGGCGGTTTACTGGAACTCCTTTGGGGGAAATCGTTGACACAGGAAATCACGGAATACGTAAAATGTCCCGTGGTATGGATAAAGGAATACCAGGAGAGCGAGTCTTTCTGGACTTCGGTGTTAAAACCAGATGTAAAAACGGGGGAAGAAAATGAACAATAGCCTGAAAAACATATTTTATGACTTCACCGGGAAAATATTTGGATACCTGCCCGACCTGTTTGCTGCCATTGTTCTGATCGGCATCGGATGGGGCATCGGATGGATAGCAAAAAGAATAGTAATTCAAATTTGCGTGATTTTAAGATTGGAGCGTTTCCTGCAGAAATTCCGCTGGGGAAAAGATTTATCGAAAGCTGATGTGAGGTTCGGCCTTTTCAATTTTATTGGAAACGTCGTATTTGTAGTAATCTTTTTGAGTTTTCTGAGCGATGCCCTGGAGGTCATGAAAATTACATTTTTATCTAATCTCCTCGAAAGGTCTATTTCCTTTTTCCCGAAGTTAGTAGTCGCCCTTTTTGTATTCAGTGCCGGGTGGTTCATATCATTGAGGGTTTCATCGGCGATTAAGAAGGCATTGCTAAAAGAAAAGATCCCCCGCGCAACGTTGGTAGCGCGCTTTACAAAAACAATGGTCATCCTCTTTTTTTCTGCCATCGCCCTCGAAGAGATGAACATCTCGCGTGAAATTGTCATTATCGGGTTTACCGTTACCTTTATCACAATCGGCGTGCTTGCAGTTCTAATTATAGCCCTGGGAGGGAAAGAACTTGCTAAAAAGATACTGGAGTCCCAGGACGAAAAATAACGCATATTTCAGGTAGCATCAGACCTGTCCGATACGAATTTTTCCGGACAGCATATGGTACATGGAAGAAGTGCAAAACAGACGAGACAGAATGAGATATGCCCCTGATTCTCACCGAGGCTTAGCCATCCCGAATGCTTTCGGGAAGGGCACAGAGAGAGGATAAGGACAAATAGTTTAATTTAGACAGGATTAACAGGATAAAAAAATAACCAAATAGACGAAATCAACGAGATAGATGAGATCGAGGCGTCACACCTTTATGTCTATCAGACTCTTAAACATTTCATCTTCCGCCTTGATTGGTTCGGTGTTTGCTTTGAAGGAATCTGCCGTAACAAGCATGTCTACCATCTCTTTGGCTATATCAACCCTGCAGGCATCCCCTGAACGGGTAACATATGCCTTTACACCACCATTTTGAGTCTCTTGCATATTTACATCTAAGGGCTTATAGTCCCCTGTATTGATGTTGGCTATATTTGTGGCAGTTGATTTCTGCTTGATGCCAAAAGCTCTTAAGGCACCGGTAGCTATTGAAAAAATGCTGTTCATATATGCCTCTAAATACTGTATCGTCCGGATATCATAAAAACTTTAATACCCTGAAAATACCTCACCACAGGGAATAGACGGGCTTCTGGAAAACCCTCCTTTTCTTTCCGGTATCCCCGAACAATCGGAAACGGCTCAGACAGGCGTGCTTTTGCCGGGCAAACAGACCTGCGCCAATCTGCGGGTGGAAATTTCTTATAAATTGATCCCGAAATCCGGGAAGTAGCGCGTAAGCTGGCTCACCCGGTTGGTTAGTAACATTATCCCGAAGATGATCATGAGCAGACCGCTTATTATCATGATCACTCTCATGTATTTCTGTATCCTTTTAGAATAACTCAGGAAGGTGTTGATCGCAAGCGACGATATAAGGAAAGGTATCGCCAGGCCGAGCGAATAGACAGCCAGCAGCTTGACCCCGTAGAGGGCGGAACCCTTTGTGCCTGCGTACAGGAGAATGCTTCCGAGTATGGGACCAATGCACGGTGTCCAGCCTGCCGCAAAGGTCATGCCGATTACGAATGCGCCTATGTATCCGGAGGGTCGTCCGCCGATATGGAATTTCTTTTCACGGGAAAAGAGCCCGATCTTGACAAACCCGGCTACAAAAAGGCCGAATATGATGATTACGATGCCTCCGGCAATCCTTATGATGTCCTGATAGTCGAACAGAAAACGGCCTATGACGGATGAAGATGCTCCAAGGGCAATAAAGACGGCAGAAAAACCGAATGTGAAAGCCAGTGAATTGGTCAGTGTCAGAAACCTTATTCTTGCCCTGTCCGTTTTGCCCGTAAGGTCCTCAAATGATATACCCGTGATAAATGATGCATAAGACGGCAATAGCGGTAATACGCAGGGTGATAAAAAAGAAATTACCCCAGCCAGAAATGAGATGGAATATGATATGTCTTTCATCTTGAGCGCTCCTCCTCTGAACTCTTTATTTTTTCAACTGCGTGGGGAATTGCATCAAGTATTGCCTCGATGTTTTCCTTCATCGCCTTCGGGATACCGGGAAGATTTACGACGAGACACCCGTTTCTAACCCCTGCAGCAGCTATAGACAGCATGGTACGATGTTTATATTTCATACTGTAATATTATATCTGAATATCCGTGTATAACAGGACGTGAAGTTTACGGAAGTGGATCTAAAAAGGGAATATGACTTCAGCCTCCTGTCCTGCACGGAGTTCCGCTTTAGGGTCAAAACTGAATTGCACATCCACGGCATACAGTACTTTACCGGCTCCGGCGGACACGGGTTCCATGCCGAGACGCTTTATCACGCCCTTATATGTCCTGCCGGCGACAACAACAGGGACTTCTTTGCCAATAGCCAACGTTGAAATTTGTTTACCGGTTAGCATTGTACGTGCCAGTATGCGTCCGGCCTCTGCAAGGACAAATAGTGGTTCAGCCTGCAACCCTGTTACAATCGTTTGGCCGGCTTCGACCTGACGCTTCAGTATTACGCCATCGTACGGTGCACGCACCACGCTGTATTCCATATCCAGTTCAGCCCGGGTCAAATCAGCCTTTGCCGCCTGGTATTTTGCATCCGCTGTTGCAAGTCCTACCCTATCGAGCTGCAATTCGTGATCGGACAGGACTGTAAGGTTGTGTAACTCTTCGGCCCTTTTAAGTACACGTCCCGCCTCTTCGAGCGCCATGGCCGCACCTTTCACTTCAGCACTTGCCTTGCTCAGACGAGCCCTGAACAGACGCCCGTCCAATCGCACTAAAGGTTGCCCCTTATTCACATGATCTCCTGCATCAGCCAGCACCCCGGACACGATACCGGATACAGGCGTACCGAGTTCAACACGCCGTGACCACTCAAGGGTGCCCTTGACCTCGGCAGCCTGCAATGCAGAAGTAACAGTCAGCAGCATTACACATGTCAGCGCCAAATGCATCAGCTTATTCATCAGTACCTCCAAATATTTAAACCTCTGGTTAACTATATCCCCAATCCAGCGATAAAAGAGCGTCAAGCAATGTAAGGGAGCGATGTGACAGACCCTGAAGGGTTTTAAGTTTTACATCAGCTTCACCTGGAGGGTGAAGCGTAAAACTTACCTCGGAGACGGACAGGATGTCCGTTGAGAATGACTGAAGGGTCTGTCATATCGCTCCTTGTAACACACTTACCGCTGAAACCGAGCATATGTTTTTTCTACCTCTCTGGTTTTATATCATTCACTGGTGAACCGGGCTTCGATACAAATACCGGCCTGCCTGTCAGGGAATCGAGCCTTGCCCACGCCAGTGCAAGCTCAAACTCCGTCTCTGCACGGCGCAACAGGGAGCCGGTATACTTAACCATGGCATCACCCAGGTCAGCCTTTACCCCCTGTCCATAGAGTGTACGGCTGCGGTCCAGGTAGAGGTCACGGTAATCCCTCAATGTACGTACCTCGTCGCGTTGGATTATCAGCACATTGATCCTCTCCCAGGTCTCCAGTATTGCCTGCCGTATCTCCATTTTTTTACGGGCCAGCCTGGCCTTCAAAAGATGCAATTCCGCATCAGCACTTGCAATTGCAGAATCAACACGGCCACCCGTAAAGATGGGAATCTCCATGGTCAGGCCGGCCCTCCACCTGTCCCTTGACCCGAATTGCCGTTCATACCTTGCCCCCTCTATTTCTGCGGTCAGAACAGGGTTTTTCTCTGCACGGGCCGCCTTGAGGCGCTCCCGCTCGGCATCAACCCTGACACGCATGGCAAGCAGGACAGGATTTCTGTCGAGAGCCTCTCCGACAAGTGTCCCCACCGCAGGCAACTTGCGATCATTCTCCGGAAGGGCAGGCTTTGCCAGTCTGGCAGGCAGTATCCCCGGACGGTTAAGCGCCTCTGACAGGAGGGCACGGGTTATACGCCGGCGTGCCTCGCTAACGGCGCGTTTGCGGCGTGCCTTCCTGTATCCGGTTTCTGCCTTCAGAACAGCTAAATCGGAAGCCCCTCCCAGTTTTTTTCTGTCACTCAACCGGTTAAACCCGGCATAGGCGACTGCCGTGGCCTCACTGTCACGGGCATATTCCATGTCAGCGAGTAACACATCAAAAAAGCGGGCCATGATATCAATGCGGCGTCTCCGGCGGACATCCGTGTAAAGTATCCCCTCCGCCATGATATCGGATTCGGCAGCGGAAAGACGGGCCTTGCTCCTTCCGAAATCATACAGCCGCTTACTTATATTCAGGCTCATGCTTGAATCATTGTGTGATTGATCATGGACAAGCGGCGACGGCTCTATCCAGCGCAGGCGGCCAAGGATGGATACATTAACCCCGTATTTTGATTCGACCCCAAGACGCACAGCCTCGGCCTTCTCCAGTGCGGCCCGGGCCTCGGAGAGATCAGGATGCGGTTGATCCGCAAAGCGCAAGGCATACTCCAGGGTCAGGGGGTCCGGCAGAGGCCCGGCAGTTAAGTCGCCGGCATATACACGCACAGGACAAAACAACAGGGACAACAATACACATACAAGTCCCCCGCAGATATAGCGAAACGGCACAGGGCAAAAAAAACTCATCGCTGTCCTTATTCTTTTAACTTCAGACGTTTGTATTTCAGAAAGGGCATCTTTTTATAGATGCCCTTTGCAACATACTCTCCAAGCCAGAGGAACTCCTTTGCACTTGAGGTGGCACCAAAGTACCGTGTGAGTTCCCGGCCTTTTAAATCATAGAAGATGATTGTAGGTGTGGCTCTTACACGGTTAATCCTTGTAAAATCCTTCTGGCGCATGGTCTTACCGTTAAAATCCGTGATCTCAACATCTCCCTCGGTATCTACCTGGAAATTGAGAAAATTCTTCTTGTAAAATTTCTGCACCCGGGGCTGATTGAGAACATTATTTTTCATCCAGATACAGAAAGGACAATCGGCGCTCTCAAAAAATAACATGATCCCCTTCTTTCCCTGCTCCTGGGCCGCTGTTAATTCATCGGGGAAATCGCCCATTGTCATGTCAAAAAAGTAGGCACTGGGGTCACTCGCATGGACGGTATCTGCTACCACAATACTGATAAGGAGCATCATAAGTACTATTAAAGAACTTGGCCGGTTCCTGAGGTTCATTCTTCCTCCCCTGTATCTGATAATATCCTGACGGACTGCAGGTTTCATCGTTGCCAATTCACAACAGGCTGTCAAAAAATATTAAGGATCGCAGAAAATTCAATACCGGGATTGTTTCAGCATCTGAGCCTGAGCCGGGTTCCAGGGGCTTGCCCGTGGCTGTATGAAAAAATCCACAGCTTATGAGACCCTGAAGCGGGTTCAGTGCCTGCCCTGAATTTATTTCAGGGGTGACAATCAAGGACTCTTTTTGGACAGCCTGAAATTATTGCAAGGAATAGAATATATGTATGTGCTTTTACAAGCACATTTTATACCAGAATTGACTCACGGACTCATTTCGTGATTAGAGTTACTAAAACCCATTTACTCACATAAATGAGGAGAATCCCGGGATTGAGCCGTATCCGAAGCTGCGTGGCCGAACTTATCCGGTGGCAGAT
Encoded proteins:
- a CDS encoding hypothetical protein (conserved TM helix), with translation MNNSLKNIFYDFTGKIFGYLPDLFAAIVLIGIGWGIGWIAKRIVIQICVILRLERFLQKFRWGKDLSKADVRFGLFNFIGNVVFVVIFLSFLSDALEVMKITFLSNLLERSISFFPKLVVALFVFSAGWFISLRVSSAIKKALLKEKIPRATLVARFTKTMVILFFSAIALEEMNISREIVIIGFTVTFITIGVLAVLIIALGGKELAKKILESQDEK
- a CDS encoding flagellar hook-associated protein FlgK, with amino-acid sequence MNSIFSIATGALRAFGIKQKSTATNIANINTGDYKPLDVNMQETQNGGVKAYVTRSGDACRVDIAKEMVDMLVTADSFKANTEPIKAEDEMFKSLIDIKV
- a CDS encoding thiol:disulfide interchange protein precursor; translation: MKDISYSISFLAGVISFLSPCVLPLLPSYASFITGISFEDLTGKTDRARIRFLTLTNSLAFTFGFSAVFIALGASSSVIGRFLFDYQDIIRIAGGIVIIIFGLFVAGFVKIGLFSREKKFHIGGRPSGYIGAFVIGMTFAAGWTPCIGPILGSILLYAGTKGSALYGVKLLAVYSLGLAIPFLISSLAINTFLSYSKRIQKYMRVIMIISGLLMIIFGIMLLTNRVSQLTRYFPDFGINL
- a CDS encoding bifunctional molybdenum cofactor biosynthesis protein MoaC/MogA — encoded protein: MLSIAAAGVRNGCLVVNLPGIPKAMKENIEAILDAIPHAVEKIKSSEEERSR
- the macA_2 gene encoding macrolide export protein MacA: MNKLMHLALTCVMLLTVTSALQAAEVKGTLEWSRRVELGTPVSGIVSGVLADAGDHVNKGQPLVRLDGRLFRARLSKASAEVKGAAMALEEAGRVLKRAEELHNLTVLSDHELQLDRVGLATADAKYQAAKADLTRAELDMEYSVVRAPYDGVILKRQVEAGQTIVTGLQAEPLFVLAEAGRILARTMLTGKQISTLAIGKEVPVVVAGRTYKGVIKRLGMEPVSAGAGKVLYAVDVQFSFDPKAELRAGQEAEVIFPF
- a CDS encoding outer membrane channel protein, which encodes MSFFCPVPFRYICGGLVCVLLSLLFCPVRVYAGDLTAGPLPDPLTLEYALRFADQPHPDLSEARAALEKAEAVRLGVESKYGVNVSILGRLRWIEPSPLVHDQSHNDSSMSLNISKRLYDFGRSKARLSAAESDIMAEGILYTDVRRRRRIDIMARFFDVLLADMEYARDSEATAVAYAGFNRLSDRKKLGGASDLAVLKAETGYRKARRKRAVSEARRRITRALLSEALNRPGILPARLAKPALPENDRKLPAVGTLVGEALDRNPVLLAMRVRVDAERERLKAARAEKNPVLTAEIEGARYERQFGSRDRWRAGLTMEIPIFTGGRVDSAIASADAELHLLKARLARKKMEIRQAILETWERINVLIIQRDEVRTLRDYRDLYLDRSRTLYGQGVKADLGDAMVKYTGSLLRRAETEFELALAWARLDSLTGRPVFVSKPGSPVNDIKPER